CCAATGCGTTTGCCGCTACACCCAGCGATGCGTCGCTGGAGCGTCTGTTTGAAGTGCAGAGGATGGACGCTCTGTTGGATCAATCTTTCCAAAAGGTTGGAGGCCTTATACTTGCTAATCCGAAGATACAGAATTTTTTGAAAGATGCGCCGGCGGACAAGCGTCCTCAGTTGGAGGCAGCCTTGAAAAATCATGCAAATCAAATAGCTGCCGAAATCAATACCCCGAAAGTGCGTGCCCAATTACATAAAGCAACTATGGACGGCATAAAAACAGTTCTTACTCAGGAAGAAGTCGATGCGTTGATTGGCTTTTACGGCACGGAGGTAGGTCAATCAATACTCGATAAAATGCCGCGCTATCTTGAGGCAACGATGAATCCGACAATGAACATCATTGCCGAAAAATACGAAAAATCAAATCAAAACGAAAAATTAGTCCGAGAAATCCAGCAAATTATGTGCAGCGGCAAAAATCCTGCCCCAGCCTGCTCAACGCAACCCCAAAAACCGGCACGGAAATAATAATGCCGCTTGAGGTCGTCTGAAAACGAGCGAAACGAGTTTCGCTAAAACCATCAAACCCGAAAGTAACCCCCATGGAAAAAAAATTCTTAGACATCCTCGTTTGTCCTGTGACCAAAGGCAAACTCGAATACCATCAAGATAAACAGGAATTGTGGAGCCGTCAGGCGAAGCTGGCTTATCCGATTCGTGACGGCATCCCTTATATGTTGGAAAACGAAGCACGAGCGTTGAGTGAAGAGGAACTGAAAGCATGACCGAATTTGTCGTATTGATTCCGGCGCGGTTGGATTCTTCACGTCTGCCGGGAAAGGCTTTGGCCGATATTCACGGTAAACCGATGGTTGTACGCGTCGCCGAGCAGGCGGCGAAAAGCAAGGCCGTGCGTGTTGTCGTTGCCACCGACCATCCCGATATTCAGACGGCCTGTCAGGCGCATGGTGTCGAAGTGGTCATGACTTCCAATCAACATGAAAGCGGTACAACGCGCCTTGCCGAAGCGGCCAATACGCTGAAACTGCCGCAGCATCTGATTGTTGTGAACGTACAAGGCGACGAACCTTTAATCGATCCCGAGCTTATCAACCGTACAGCCGAAGTTTTGGTTGAAAACAATGTACAAATGGCAACCGCCGCCCACGAATTGCACGATTTTGACGAGTTTATGAATCCCAATGTCGTCAAAGTTATCCTCGATAAAAACCGCAACGCCATCTATTTCAGCCGCGCTCCGATTCCTTATCCGCGTGATGTGATGCGTGCCGAAAAACGCGAATTGCCTTCCGAAACAGCCGTTTTGCGCCATATCGGCATTTATGCCTATCGTGCAGGCTTTCTACAACGCTATTCGGAAATGGATGTTTCTCCTTTGGAAACCATCGAATCGCTGGAACAGTTGCGCGTCCTGTGGCACGGTTATCCGATTGCTGTTGAAAT
This genomic interval from Neisseria flavescens contains the following:
- the kdsB gene encoding 3-deoxy-manno-octulosonate cytidylyltransferase; this translates as MTEFVVLIPARLDSSRLPGKALADIHGKPMVVRVAEQAAKSKAVRVVVATDHPDIQTACQAHGVEVVMTSNQHESGTTRLAEAANTLKLPQHLIVVNVQGDEPLIDPELINRTAEVLVENNVQMATAAHELHDFDEFMNPNVVKVILDKNRNAIYFSRAPIPYPRDVMRAEKRELPSETAVLRHIGIYAYRAGFLQRYSEMDVSPLETIESLEQLRVLWHGYPIAVEITQEAPAAGVDTQEDLDRVRVAFKS
- a CDS encoding Trm112 family protein; this translates as MEKKFLDILVCPVTKGKLEYHQDKQELWSRQAKLAYPIRDGIPYMLENEARALSEEELKA
- a CDS encoding DUF2059 domain-containing protein, which codes for MKLKTLLLPFAALALCANAFAATPSDASLERLFEVQRMDALLDQSFQKVGGLILANPKIQNFLKDAPADKRPQLEAALKNHANQIAAEINTPKVRAQLHKATMDGIKTVLTQEEVDALIGFYGTEVGQSILDKMPRYLEATMNPTMNIIAEKYEKSNQNEKLVREIQQIMCSGKNPAPACSTQPQKPARK